From Amaranthus tricolor cultivar Red isolate AtriRed21 chromosome 4, ASM2621246v1, whole genome shotgun sequence:
tatgtagcataaatctttaaaataagCACAAAATTATTAACAACGACCAttattaaggagtataaaatgatataaataagtgtaaATAATTTGCACTtatcaaaaacaaaccaaataatcataataagtGCTTTTTACGAACATTTCGTGAAGCAAAATCATCAATGATAACATCTGCATCAATTTTTGCTTATAACTCTTTCTCAATTAATAATATTACAAAACAATTCAACCTTTCCGCGGCATTGATGACCTCAAATAAGTTTTAATAAGTTTTAGCTTGGAACGACTTCTTTTTTCTGATGCCATAGTTATaggaaaagttaaaaaaattccaTAAGCAATTAAGACATTTGAGTTACAATCAGCTGAGTTTACAAACTTAAGGATATCAATAGCAGACATTAATTCATTTGGCAAAATCATTTGTAACacttttaattcaaaataaaaatcattataaTCAACATAATAAGAATCATCATGAGAAAATGTGGAATGAAAATTAGCACAAAATTTCTCTCAATTTCTTATCACTCAATGCTTTCAACTTGTcggaatcaaacaaaaatccaaaatattttcaaaagccTTCAATTGCTCAAATCTAGTTTCTAATGAAGAAATTGCAATGTCCACTACAACCAGAAAGtaatcaatttgaaacatatcatGTGCTAATTGAATTTCAACATCCTCTCCAATTTCATCAAAATGTGTCTTTCTAGTAGTACGAACAACACTTGTAGGATGATTGGGCTCTACATTCATTTCAAGTGCAACACTTTTAGCAATTTCTAAACTAGCAGCAAAACCTTCTTCTTTATACTTTTCAAAAGATATTATGCCTCTTACTTGTTCAATGCAAATGAACTTGGATGGCAATTTCTTACTTATCAtattaacaacaaataaaatctcataccAAATCACTATACgataaataaactaaaattattaagtgCATTAGCCAAACATGTCAAATTTTAAAAGTAATCTTAAAATTTGACATGTTCACACAACATAAAATTGAAGTCATTTGTTCACGATGATTAATGTTTGGAGTACAATCaagaataatagaaaaatactTGATCTCCGATCTTAATGATATTGcttttaatattactattagCCAAGAGTGAAGTAAACTCATTTTGAAATTTTCATccaaagtaatattaataaatctCACAATTTTAAATACGTCTAATATGATTTTGCATTACAACATTTTAATTGTTGGCATTGGCCCAAGAGAAGGATGATGAATCAAGAATTTTCAAATGACAATTGACaagtttttttctaaaaaaaaaataagtttgtgcAATTTGAAACAAATGTCGTGGAGAAACGGAATCCACAACTCAAATCTCTTTTACCAACCACAAAATTAAATTGAAGTCAGATTTTATTTCCTCTCGCTCAAGTAAAGGATACACACCAACTGGAACATTCTACATTAcaaatttctcaaataaaatccCAATCAATCTACCGGACTTCTTTATAATTGCAAAAAATTCAAATCATCAACCCTAAAATCCTTTCACAAAATGGGTTTAATCTTAGGCAAAATCACAGTAGAAACCCCAAAATACGAAGTAATCCAATCCACAAACGATTATGAAATCCGCAAATACCCACCATCCGTAATAGCCGAAGTAACATACGATCCATCCGAAATGAAAGGAAACAAAGATGGTGGATTCACCATTTTAGCTAATTACATCGGAGCTTTAGGAAATCCTCAGAACACCAAATCTGAAAAAGTAGCCATGACTGCACCTGTTATCACCCAAAACAACGCAGAAAAGATAGCCATGACAGCTCCGGTGATTACGAAAACGGACGAATCCGGCGAGAAGAATATGGTGAGGATGCAGTTTATTCTTCCGTCAAAGTATGAGAGAGCGGAAGATGCGCCGAAGCCATTAGACGAGAGAGTAGTGATTAAAGAAGAAGGGGAGAAGAAGTATGGTGCGGTGAAGTTTAGTGGGCTGACGAGTGATGGTGTTGTGACGGATAAGGTGGAGAAATTGAAGAGTGCGTTGGAGAAAGATGGGTATAAAGTTATTGGGGATTTTTTGTTGGCTAGGTATAATCCGCCATGGACGTTGCCACCTTTGAGGACTAATGAGGTTTTGATTCCTGTGGAATGAGTCTGATTTTGGTTGAGTTTTCAAGTCtttattgtttataatttgtgttgaaattgtgaTAGGATGAAAGTTTATGAAGGTTTCAATGTAACGTTTGAGATGATATATGATGATCTCAATGTTAATAGTTAATAAGTTAAAAGTATAAACATACTGatagaatattttaatattctgATAGATAATAATATCACTCATGGGTTGCTCTAATCAAAGTTCAAGCACAAGTCCATAATGTTCTTGATCATATCATTCCACCAACCAAAGAAAAAGATATTGTTGATCCCGCCAAGGAGGCCGATTCCACTCTTTGGAAGCGTCTAGACGCAGCGGTTCTCCAATGATATTATATCTCCCGACATCCTCACTTCTATTCTTGTTTCCGATGATACCGCCGAAAAGGCTGTTTGTGCATTGTGGCCTTATTTTAAGTAAGCATTCTGGTGCTCTTCATCTCGAAAATCAATTTACTTGCaccaaattgattaattttccTAATGCTACTACTTATTGCAATCGTTTAAAACAAATTGTGGATCAATCGGGAAATGTCGATGCTCCGGTTACTAACTATGCCTTGTGATAAGAATGCTCTCCGGCCTTACAAACGATTATGGTAGTTTTGTCACCCATATTCAACAACATGAACCTCTACCATCCTTTGaaaccataaaatcaaaatttgctTTGGAAGAAATCACTATCAGTCAACGCCATTCTCATGACACCGAGAACGCCGCTTTTATTTCCCAAAACACATCTAACAACCGTCCTCACAACCCCAAAATTGGCCATCCTCCATCACCACTCTGTTTTCTTACACCGATGCGAATTGGGCCAAATGTCTTGATACAAGCCGTTCCACTTCGGTTATTGTGTCTTCCTTGGTGATAATTTACTTTCTTGGTCTTCTAAACACCAAGCTACACTCTCTCGCTCCAATGATGAAACTGAATACCGTGGTGTAGTCAATGTTGTCTCAGAATCATGCTGGTTACGCAACTTACTCCTTGAGCTTCACTGTTCCATCTCTAAAGTCAATTTGGTCTACTGCGATGATATTAGTGTTATATACTTATCCGGAAATCCTATTCAATATCAGCGCacaaaacatattaaaatggACATACAAAAAGTAGCACGTGGTCAAGCTCATATTCATTATGTTCTTTCTAGATACCAAACTGCTAACATATTTACAAAAGGACTTCCTCTAATCCTCTTTTAAGATTTTCGCAACAGTCTCAACATTCGAGAATCTTCCGTTTCCACTACGAGGGTgtgataaaatataataatattaaccaaaTATTATTTATTCTAAGCATATTCCTTTTTGTGATTATCTTCCTAATTTAGTAGATTAGTATAGTGTTAATATTTTAGGAAATATTGTATTTAGCTTGTTTCCATATTTGTATTTTGCATAATCATTATATTCAATCAATAACAAATGATTGGCAAGGCAAATCATtctaatacattttttttataaattttacaattGTTAAAGGAGATACTTCTATTTGATAATTGTTGGAGGTTGATTATTTATCAGAGGAAAAGTAGGTTAAATTCAAACATCAATGAAAAAGGGCGTTTGATaattaggttttttttattggctttttaaTGAGTATTGAATAGTTCGTGATCAAACCATTCTAATACATTTTTTATGGTCATGGTATGGGGAGAAAAAGAAGACGGCAATTCATACTCATAAAAGAGAACATGGCTAAAGAGTCCCTTGACTCAAAAGATCAAGAGATGTTCCTACAATGAAAAGGATTGGGTTGAGCTGAGGCTAGCTCCACAAGCCTATATCTTATTACACAAGATTAACCcttgaacaaaaaaataaaaaaggaagcatataaataaaataaatataaaaaggtactgataataatagtaataaaaacgAGTAAAAACCAAAGAACAAAAACACTAACAGGTAAGCGAAATAGAATCAGAAGTCTAAGACATGAATAAGGTGCCTCCAACTACCAAATATATCTCTTTAAATGTTGACTTAAGTTGCTAGCTTAAAGAGCTGGTTTATCGACCAATACTTTCTGATGTTCAAACTATCTAATAATTTCAGCCAATAACTCTAACTAATAATTATTTGCCAAACATGTTCAAAAGTTTCTATATGTAgcttaaaagttaatttttcaattcGGATACACGGACACGCCAATTGACTGACGTgtcacgtgtcggacacggacacgcgacggacacgcgaaaatccgtgtcctacacgccaaatgaagtgtccaatattttaatattttttcggacacatGGACACGGAAGGGACACGAAAGGGACACGACAAGGACACGGAGAGGACCCatgttttctttaaaaaaaaattcgaaaACAGATGAACAGTACACTAGTACAGTAGTACAACTCTTCTCCACGGCTCCACCTCCACTGTCGCTGCTGCACTCCCGCACCACGCCACCGCTGGCTGCTCCTCCATCACAGACTAACACTCGAACTCGGTGCTGCACTGCTGCTGCTGTGGGTTGTTCGAATCGAACACAGCCGAACACTCGAACTCAAAGaatccctaaaaatcaaaatttttgattttgtttaaggtattttcactctttatcctaaatcctaatattaatttGGGCCGAGAATCGCTGCCATTTGAGTTTGTTGAATCTGAGTCAACTCGGACGCCATTAGAGGAGGTTCGTGTTTTTGCGCCTCACAAAGAATTAGTACTTTTGGGGATAAttaagagaaagagagagagagagagagaagggggggggggggggggagggagAGAAGTCAGAAGATTAGAAGTGGAGGCGTTATTACTAAatggaaaatgatgatgatgtatgaTGAAGAttagagaaagagagagagaggggaGGGATGAATTTGCACCAAGTTTGCGTCCTCCGGATTCACAAACTTGCACACAATAAGCCCCTTCACTCGGAGACAGATTGCTCGACTCTTTCTAACACTTACGATCACCAAAATACACCCAAGAAACCAATTCTTGGTTCTCAGGCCAACCTGTGGGTTCCCTTTTTCCGGCTTCACTCACCTTCAGGATGTTCCCACGCCCTCACCTTGGAGTTTCACTCCCGAAGATTGACGGTTACACAATAGTTGTTCCACAACCTATTGCTCAGGAGCGTTCCACGCTCTCTTTGTTCCGGttgattgaataatgaacacacaaacacacaaggATGAGAAGAAGAGAATCTCAGTTATgcactttgaaaatgaaagaaatCTGAATTGCAATCTGAATTAAGCTATGATTAATTGTCTTATTACACGAGGCCTATGCACCTATATATAGATTTCTAAGGCTAACGGCTAGTTTACACACGTGACTAGCACAAGctttgttaaaacagaaaacagaaacTAGGCTAAGTACTGGAAGGCTTGTTCGAGTTGTTCTTCTGACCGGGCACCTTGGACAACACTTTATGAATTCTGTGATGATCACTAGGAGGGTCCTAGGTCCATGATGGCTAGGCCCAGGTGCAAAGATGCCAATTCCAGGTTGACTTGTCTCGGAGCACGTGTTTTCAGATCTCAGGCACAGGTGCAAAGTGGCCTTGTCGCAACCAGACTGCTGGTCAGTACTTTGGCTGCTTGAGTATGTTTTGTGATCTCTGGGCTTGTCGTGTATTCCTTGGGCTTGGACATCTTGATCATGACGTGTCTTGTTGTTCTCATCATGTTCAAGACTTGAGTGCTTAGTAATATGCTTTTGAACAGGAACAGTAGGAACAACTTGTCTGCTGGGAACAGCTTGTAGTTCCCCTAGGCTTGAACCATGTTCTGAAGGGTCCGAATATGGTTCAGAATTCCCAGCTTTTATataagataaaagaaaaaatgataaGTTTAATCCCGGATGATGATAgatgtcatatggatgatgtgtgatgatcaaacttaaatttatctatttatttggttttctttgatttggtttgtatgactatttttaaatactcatgttgtttatttggtacttatttgtatttaatgtgagttttatgtttttaaagtgtttatttacatatatcaaatgaaagattgtaaaattatctttaatttgatatatttattatattaccattttcgtgtccccgtgtccgccatttttaagttggcgttttcccgtacccgtgtcgtgtccgtgtccgtgtccgtgtccgttttagtgcaacttaTTGGTGTGATGACCGATGGGCGAAAGCCGATGAGTAGGGGTGTGAAAAAAACCTGATCCGAAATATCAGATTCGGTATTCGATTTTTGAAATCGGACAATTTATCCAATTTTTACAAACCAGATACCCGGATCACATGTTTTTGGAAATCAGATACccggttttatttatttattttatttattttttacttttttgtaaataaaatgaTGACAATATCTCTCAAGCTAATATAATTGTTCTCTCcctaattcttttttttatgattgtccCTATTTAAACCAATGCGCAATAatgttattctttaatttttttgatttgtctTTTATAACTAATTAAGCTATATATTTTTAGAGAGtcagtatttgaattttatataaaaaaacttttcaaaataaaaatatagataaaaACGCATggttgaaagaaaaaaagacaaaaaaataataaaaacaattctAATAAAGCCGGGTATTCGAGGGTCGGAACCGGATCACATTTTTAGGCATTCAAAAAATCGGATACCCAATACCCGAATTTCCGGATCTGGGTCGACCCGATATCCGATTATGGACACCCCTAGTGATGAGTATGTCGAAGTAAGGCCAAgtaaattagaattattaaatattatgtaagatatattttaatgtttaatgtaactttaaaatattaaatattatatatctcAAAGAGAAAGATTGTTAAGTTCGTGTtagattttacataatttataatttatgtttacgtctgttttaattgattttcgtCCATTAAAAGTTTATGTTCTacatttttcataatttatctttttcgtttatttcaaattatttaattacataatttGTGTTAAGTTATatgtaattataaattattatattttaaatggaAATCATTACTACATAGAGAAtgtttatataaacaaatacaTTATCTTAGAAAGTAAGattaaaatgccaaaaaattATTGACCAATTAGACCAAATTGATGTAGAATGATGTAGTCTGATCGGATCTAATGTGTTGAATGGTCTAATTTGGTAGTAAAAATTTTCAGATCAAAATATTGTGTGGTAATTTAGTGGTAACCTAACTAGACCATGTCCACCGCTACCTCAAAGTATGTTTCTTTCTTCACTTAAAAACTGTAAAGGAAAATCTATCTAAATAATTTATGGAAAAACGTTATTGTCAATTGAATAGATTGATAACGTTGATTTTATTAATGGTGTATGAGAATTTATGGAAAAAAGTTACACGTGAACCTATTTTAATTCcactaataaaattaataaaaaattatctaaataattcaattttttaatgattttcctacaataatcttatatattaattaaatataaataatccaactttatagatatttgcctagagtaaatttGGGTAATCCGATGACCTGTTATattaggtaattcaccaaaaaagtaaactgaaaattaatttaaaattaaagaaactttttgaaaatttacataaaaattctgagtaattaaaaaaatcataatttttttttaacaattttcatattttttttgatatattattttaattttaacttttataaaaaaaaaaattgttataccaagtcatccggttaccaggtttactctaggaaaatacccctcaacattggaattattcatggttaatcaatagatgagattgttgtaggaaaatcatgaatataTTGAATTGTTCTAAGTAACTTTTCCTAAAATCAATTGGCTTAAATTAACGggtaaaatgtaaaaaattcgGGGGCCATGAACCCACCATattttggtaaatgactttttagataatattaaataaccaacagctaatatataattttacaaaacttCTCCTAAAACAGATAGCTTAAAAACTTACAAAAAAGACAACATTTTTAATCGGTCAAATAAGTTAAATAAGTCGGctaaaaagccaaaaaacgAACATTTAACAACCATTTGCGAAAGGCGCTATACTAAGAAAAAGAATTCAACAAAAGCTTATGATAACTATTGTTTTAGCCAATCTTCTCTTATCTTATTCTCCACCATACAAAATTATACTCCATATACTACCTCAACTCTGCAAACTCTTAAACTAACAACAAAAGGCGCAAAACATAGAAACAAGTATGGCTGCCAATGCCATGACATCCTTACATTGTGGGGTACCCTCCCTTAATCTCCAACAAAAAAGGCACCTTGTACCAACCAAACTATTCCACCATAGCATGACAAGAAAGAATGACTTAAGAACCCAAAATCAGATGCAAAAGAGAGGTGTAAATGTGGTAAGGAGCCAAATCAGTTTAGGAGATTTCATAGGAGGTGATCTTCTTAAACTTGATTTAGGGACATGGTTATCAGATGTTGAGGAGCACAAGGCTCTTGCTATATATACCCCACATGAGGGTGGTTATGAAGGTCGGTACTTGAATCGACTGCGCTATCAGGGCTACCATTTTCTTGATGTATCAGCTCGTGGCCTTGGTGATGTCGAGGCCACTCTCACTAAGGTTCACCCTGTCTGTCCTGTAAGTATGAGATGTTAACTCTGTTTAGTATCAGCATTTATACTGTTCTATAGGATTGTATAGGTAAAGGATGTGTTACTCGGGTTTTGATGCTTTTCTATTGGTATTTGAGGTGAAATCAAGAGTCCGGGTAACATAGCTAGATAACCCATATTGTGAAATTCTTTAATGGACGTCTTCcatgttttaaattttctttatttggtTCGGGTTGTAGCCTCATGTAGGGAAGCAACCGATAGCGAGGTGGTGGTTTCCACCTGAAGTTGATTATAGGCTTGAAGCTCTTCCTGCTGATGCTAAGGGCCTTATTGTTTGGGTCATTGAAGCCAAGGTAAATCAAATTTAAAGCTGTTTGTTTTCTGGTTTtgtttgatcataaaataatGTGTGGGTTCGAAAAGAATAATGTTCCCGCTCAATTAAAAAATGGGTTCACATGTGGAAGGATATTGGAAAATAATCCACATGTGATCCCACATCGAAGAATTAGAGAgcttgactaacatataagttGATGGATTATCTCCTCTATTACCAGttggttttaggatgaaacCTCATCGGGTTTGTGTCCGGTCAAAACTGATAATGTTCTCCTCAGGTTCTATCTAAGTCAGAACTGCAATTTTTAGCTCTACTCCCTTCTCTTCGACCGAACGTGAGGGTTATAGCAGAGTGTGGCAACtggtaactttttttgtttttgttcaatTGTATATGCTTTATTGGTTAACCGTTGCTTACGAACAAACATAAGCTTGATcatcttccttttttttatcttgGTGCATACGAACAGGAGGAAGTTCATGTGGAAGCCACTAAAGGAGATTGCGGGACTAGCTCCTCTACAGGAACCGTGAAAGACTACTGTAAGGAGAACATAATTTTTGTACAGAATTAACAAAACTGAACAGATTGGGGGACGATTAAACATCGTTTTCCCTGTTTGAAACGATCCTGAAGTTTCAATCAGATCTTGTAAAAACGAGTAAATACAGAAATAATACATTTCCGTATCAGCTTAATAATCCGACTTAAGTAGGAGATTACACAACACCGGTCAGAATCAGAACTCAACTAGTTACGaaaattttacatatttatCCAAAAAGAAGACTATAGTTCCATACATACGTCGAAATGTCAATATAAATTGTTAAAACCTGAATTTATAAATATGGGCGGGCTAAATGAGAATCGACCACCTGTGTTTCTGTACAGGAGGGTTCTATGAATTATGGACACCGGGTATTATAATCCTTACGCAAAACTAATTCGATCTGATGCTAATAATAAGCATGGAGCAATAGTAAGCAGAAATTCCTGTTAAGTTACTGTCAAATAATTGGAAAAACTTAATTTCTCGAAGACTAATTATCTGGATAATGTTCTCGAAGGCTGACCATCTTGTCGTTGACCTTTATCTGAATTTCCCGAGGATGATTGTCCTTCGGAATTCATTCTATCAAGGTGCTGTTCATTCTGTTCCGACTTTGAGCTAGAACCCTTTTTACTACCAGTTCGGCTATCCGACTTTTTGTTGCTTGAACTATGTGATGACCCCTTGCTTGAACTATGTGATGATTGATTTGCACAATCGTCGACAATATCGGAGAAGCTAGCTCCAGGACTTTGATTTTTGTCGCGGTTGTGAGCTGCATGGATAGGTTCTGAAACTTTTCCTCCTTTTCCAGGGCTGAGAACGGGTTGGGTTGACGATCCTCGGCCTTTGTCAATGCTTTGAAGCTCACTTGCGATTTGATTGCGCCTTTCCTTCAAGAAGTTGAGCCGGGTAGTCAGTTTGGACAGCGCGGAAGTGGTAGAGCTACTTCCCTGTTATAGAAATATGTACAATTCCTCTTTTAGAAACTTAGATTTCAATTCTCAACCATTCATTGTATGTCTTATGCAGATGTTTAGTTGATTTTTCATCAAAATGCATGCTCCCTCGTTCCCTATTACCACATTTCTATTTCGTACCACACCAAAACAATAGCCcactattcaaattcatttaagtGTAAACTTATTAGTTTCCCCAAGTTACTCTTAAAAATGGAACATTAGGTGACTCCCAACTAGGGAGTGATTTGGGTGTcaaatgtacgcaaccttacccttgttagatataacctatgttactcggactctttaTTTTGATTCACTTACCCGTGTCTGATCATTGATGCTCagacattggtatgacacttagacactttattttagacgtaaaattgaatatttagacgtatccgacacttgggCATGTACCAGTATCCAAAATCAGTACCCGAGTCTTAGTAACaggtgataacaaagaggttgattctgattgacccttggtagcaaatttcatctgcaacttcacattgataaaaagtgcacatgattCAACTAACCATTTTACTAGTCACATTACAAATTTTTCTAAACCAATGTTCATGTGCAGTGTGGGCATTCCTACAGTAAGCACACAAGATATTCTTCCAATCTACTTGTAATAACTATACACTAAGAGAAAACATTTACGGAGTATCTGTAGTGGAGAATCGACCTACCTCGCCCTTTACACTTGACTTCCTTGAAGGGGAGGAACTCGGCTTGGGGATTAAAGTTTCCATGCATGAATTACTATCAAACCACTCTTCTTTCGAAGAACCTCGTGAAACATCGCTTGGTTGGTTTTGACGAATGTTTAACGTTTCATTATTCTGATTATCATCTCCATCCCTTTTACAGTTCCGTTGTCCCTGGAAATTAGTTTTAAAGCTTATCAAAGATAAATAATCCTCCTCGGTAAACTTCAATTCAAATTAACAAACGGTACAAGTTACCTCAATTTGATGTTTCTCATCTTTAATCTCGTTATCCTTGTTATGTTGCCTGCAACGTCAAGTTACCAAAAGTCAAAAATCCTCGACATTTCGATATTTAAGAATATCATTTAATATCCCGCACTACTAAACAGGTAAAGCACTCGGTTTTCAGATTTTACATTCATGAAGAAACACAAAGGGTTAGGATTCATGAGTTTTCTTACAGCTTAGTCCCTTGACTTAAAGATTCATGTACATTGATGTTCGGGTTCTGCAAAAAAGCTTCGGTCTGATCATGTTGATGACGAAGCTCCGCGTCTATATCATCAAGCCTCTGCTTTAAGTTACTAAAATTTTCCTCGGCAAAAGCAATTTTCTGAAGCTCGATCTTTGTATTGAAGAGAAAAAATTGTCAGAAATCATAGGAAAAAGTACGAAGGAACACAAACATATGGAATACTTCATAGATATTTGATTCATAAACTGACCTTCTCATCGATACTTGGTGAGACAGAAACCTGAAAATTGCGAGATCCAGCTCTGACTTCTAGAGATGCTCGTAAGTCTCTTTCCTTTTGTAGCTGTTCTTGCAGCCGAGCGACCTGTGTACCAACAGCTCCAACAAAATTAAGACTTTCTTAAGACTTTCGTTGAGAAAAAGAagtgatggaaaattctataacATACATCTTTCTCAAGAGCAAGGCGACGTTCGTGCAGGGCTTTCTTTCGTTTCTCTAAACTCGCTTGCAGGATTGAGTTACCATTAGCCTGACATTAGGCACACATAAATGTCATTGAATAGAAGCAATATCAAGAAAAGCAATGCCGAAATAAGGCAGGGGTTAAGGCAGGGGTTCTACCTCCTGTTCAAAACGATTTCTCAGCTCAAGCTTGGCAGCCTCAAGTCTTTCAATTTCATCCCTGTGAAGGAACTGAGAAATCAGCAACACGATCATATTATAATGAAGGTGATGACATATCGTATTAATTTTGACACGATCACCGTTCACTCCCAACAGGCAAACATGACacctttctttccttttttatgTTCTCAAATACTTAGCTATCAAAGAAAGGTGACACCATCATGATTCGTAATGTGTGGATAATTGGAAGACCATAATAGGAGGATGCAACATAACCATTTTTAAACCTTAAACATTCTAAAACTCGGTATTTGTAATCTGAGGACGTCTAACATTTGGGCCTACAAGTTTCAACTGTTtagtttataacaaaaaaataaaaaataaaaactttgtaCTTTTTATTTGCATAAAATCGGAACAAGATCAGGAAAAGGGATTAACAAAACAGTCTTAACAAGCATACTAGGGGAACAAAGCAATCTAAGATCTGAGGCACACATCTATGTTCCTAGCAACGACAACAACATTTCAATAcctcaatgtcattaagtggctcccatctATGCTGGCTTTAGAGCGATCGGAAGTACGCATTCTTACCcgtgttagtgataacaaagaggttttttctgttgcaacttcacataaagtAAAGTACACATGATTTGATAagtcattttaatatagtccattataatctgaaaccaaagaactatgaaTCTTTGGTTCCATTGAAATAAGAGACAGTGTCctcagcaaca
This genomic window contains:
- the LOC130811064 gene encoding heme-binding-like protein At3g10130, chloroplastic, with the protein product MGLILGKITVETPKYEVIQSTNDYEIRKYPPSVIAEVTYDPSEMKGNKDGGFTILANYIGALGNPQNTKSEKVAMTAPVITQNNAEKIAMTAPVITKTDESGEKNMVRMQFILPSKYERAEDAPKPLDERVVIKEEGEKKYGAVKFSGLTSDGVVTDKVEKLKSALEKDGYKVIGDFLLARYNPPWTLPPLRTNEVLIPVE
- the LOC130810438 gene encoding NAD(P)H-quinone oxidoreductase subunit N, chloroplastic, producing the protein MAANAMTSLHCGVPSLNLQQKRHLVPTKLFHHSMTRKNDLRTQNQMQKRGVNVVRSQISLGDFIGGDLLKLDLGTWLSDVEEHKALAIYTPHEGGYEGRYLNRLRYQGYHFLDVSARGLGDVEATLTKVHPVCPPHVGKQPIARWWFPPEVDYRLEALPADAKGLIVWVIEAKVLSKSELQFLALLPSLRPNVRVIAECGNWRKFMWKPLKEIAGLAPLQEP